In Bacillota bacterium, a single genomic region encodes these proteins:
- the nadE gene encoding NAD(+) synthase: MRLIDGAKYAQLVVTWLREQVQKAKAKGVVLGISGGLDSAVLAVLAKRAFPDDTLGLILPCHSQAEDAAHAELLAHQFDIRTVTVDLTPVYDLFVDILEQKAGPSDTSQVALGNIKSRLRMNTLYYFASFHNYLVIGATNKSELMTGYFTKHGDSGVDLLPIAGLVKTEVRQLAEYLQVPQVIIDKPPSAGLWPGQTDEQEMGFSYEDLDRYLWEGVGTDEFTARMRDIVAKTAHKRAFPSMPEFPVPYVNR; encoded by the coding sequence ATGCGATTGATTGATGGGGCGAAATACGCGCAACTAGTGGTCACTTGGCTGCGGGAACAAGTCCAAAAGGCCAAGGCCAAGGGCGTGGTCTTGGGTATTAGCGGCGGATTAGATTCCGCAGTCCTGGCAGTACTGGCTAAACGGGCCTTTCCCGATGATACTCTAGGGTTAATCCTGCCCTGTCACAGTCAGGCGGAAGATGCGGCCCACGCGGAGCTTCTAGCCCACCAGTTCGACATCAGGACTGTCACAGTAGATTTGACCCCTGTCTATGATCTCTTTGTCGACATCCTCGAGCAAAAAGCCGGTCCTTCGGACACATCCCAGGTGGCCTTGGGGAATATTAAGTCGAGGTTGCGGATGAATACCCTGTATTACTTCGCTTCCTTCCATAACTATCTTGTGATCGGAGCCACCAATAAAAGCGAGCTAATGACCGGCTACTTCACTAAACATGGCGACTCCGGTGTAGACCTGTTACCCATCGCAGGGCTGGTAAAAACAGAAGTCCGGCAACTGGCGGAATACTTACAGGTCCCGCAAGTAATCATTGACAAACCTCCCTCGGCTGGACTGTGGCCGGGACAAACCGATGAACAGGAAATGGGCTTTTCGTACGAAGATTTGGATAGATACCTGTGGGAGGGTGTGGGCACGGATGAGTTCACCGCCCGGATGCGGGACATCGTGGCCAAGACAGCCCATAAACGGGCTTTCCCATCAATGCCGGAGTTTCCTGTGCCCTACGTCAACCGGTGA